Proteins encoded by one window of Procambarus clarkii isolate CNS0578487 chromosome 55, FALCON_Pclarkii_2.0, whole genome shotgun sequence:
- the LOC138352881 gene encoding A-kinase anchor protein 5-like, producing MEQSNNGTKEQWNKATMEQSNNGTKQHWNKTTLEQSNNGTKQQWNKTTMEQSNIETKQQWNKATTEQSNNGTKQQWNKATMEQSNNGTTEQSNNGTKQQRNKATMEQGNNGAMEQSNNGTKQQWNKATMEQGNNGTMEQSNNGTKQQWNKATKQQWNKATTEQTMEQGNNGTIEQSNSGTKQQWNNGTMEKATVEQSNNRTKQQWNKATMEQSNNGTKEQSNNGTKQQWNKATMEQSNNGTMEQSHNGTMEQNNGTKQQWNNGTKQQWNNGTKQQWNKATMEQWNKATMEQSNNGTKEQSNNGTKQQWNNGTKQQWNKATMEQSNNGTMEQSNNGTKQGKHLLTRPHTRS from the coding sequence ATGGAACAAAGCAACAACGGAACAAAGGAACAATGGAACAAAGCAACAATGGAACAAAGCAACAATGGAACAAAGCAACATTGGAACAAAACAACATTGGAACAAAGCAACAATGGAACAAAGCAACAATGGAACAAAACAACAATGGAACAAAGCAACATTGAAACAAAGCAACAATGGAACAAAGCAACAACGGAACAAAGCAACAATGGAACAAAGCAACAATGGAACAAAGCAACAATGGAACAAAGCAACAATGGAACAACGGAACAAAGCAACAACGGAACAAAGCAACAACGGAACAAAGCAACAATGGAACAAGGCAACAATGGAGCAATGGAACAAAGCAACAATGGAACAAAGCAACAATGGAACAAAGCAACAATGGAACAAGGCAACAATGGAACAATGGAACAAAGCAACAATGGAACAAAGCAACAATGGAACAAAGCAACAAAGCAACAATGGAACAAAGCAACAACGGAACAAACAATGGAACAAGGCAACAATGGAACAATAGAACAAAGCAACAGTGGAACAAAGCAACAATGGAACAATGGAACAATGGAAAAAGCAACAGTGGAACAAAGCAACAATAGAACAAAACAACAATGGAACAAAGCAACAATGGAACAAAGCAACAATGGAACAAAGGAACAAAGCAACAATGGAACAAAGCAACAATGGAACAAAGCAACAATGGAACAAAGCAACAATGGAACAATGGAACAAAGCCACAATGGAACAATGGAACAAAACAATGGAACAAAGCAACAATGGAACAATGGAACAAAACAACAATGGAACAATGGAACAAAACAACAATGGAACAAAGCAACAATGGAACAATGGAACAAAGCAACAATGGAACAAAGCAACAATGGAACAAAGGAACAAAGCAACAATGGAACAAAGCAACAATGGAACAATGGAACAAAGCAACAATGGAACAAAGCAACAATGGAACAAAGCAACAATGGAACAATGGAACAAAGCAACAATGGAACAAAACAAGGAAaacatttgttgaccagaccacacactagaagttga